The Candidatus Nomurabacteria bacterium genomic sequence TATAGCTCTCTTCGTCGGTCAAAATTATACGATCAGCCAACCTTGAAGCAATTTCACCCATAATCGGTCGTTTAGTTTTATCACGATCACCACATGCGCCAAAAACGAGTACGACACGATTTTTAGTTATCTCTTTGGAAGCAACCAAAAACTTTTCGAGAGCATCGGGTGTATGAGCATAGTCCACTATCACGTCGTACTCTTTGCCTGTCTCAACTCGCTCAAATCGGCCCGGTACGCCATCAAGATTAGCGACGCCCTCAATGATGTCATTTAGCCCTACGCCAAGCAAATAAGCCGCTGCAGAGGCAGCAGTCATGTTGTATACGTTAAACTCACCAGGTAGTGCTGTGGCTAGCTCCAGCTTTGTCTGATGGTCAATAACGATTGTTGCTTCACTGCCCTTGCGAAACAGTTTGGTACGCTCTATCTTCGCTTCGGCATCATCATGCTTTCCGTAGGTAATCTTTTGAGCTGCAGCTTGAGCTTTATTAAAATAATCAAACCACTCATCATCACGATTTAAAACAATAAACTCTGGTTCATTCATGAAAAGTTTCGCTTTAGCCGCAGCATAATTTTCCATCGTACCGTGATAATCCAGATGATCCTGTGTCAGATTCGTCATGATAGCCATGTGAATTGGAACGCCATCTAGTTTATGCTGATCAAGAGCGTGGCTAGTAATTTCAAGTAGCGTGTAGTCTACCTTTGCGCGTTTAGCGTCGCGAAAGAATCGTTGCATTTGAGCGGTCGAAGCCACAGTTGCATTAAGATCGTTTATTTTGCGATTATCAGCGATTTCAATTACCGCTGTTGTAAACATTGCTGTTTTATAGCCAGCTTCTTTAAGAATTTCGTTGATGTAGTTCAACGTTGTTGTTTTGCCATTTGTCCCTGTAATACCGATGACTTTCAGTTTTTTAGACGGATTACGGTATCGCGTACGAACTAATCTGACTCGGCCCTTACGATACGTACTCTCAAGATGTTTTACGGCGCCTTTCGGTAATGCCTTTCGTGCCCCCTTTACGAGTAATTGCTTCATGCAACCAGTGTAGCATCTTTACAGGCATGGTACAGTAGTAAGAGTGAAAATATTAGGCATAGAAACCAGTTGTGACGAAACTGCGGCGGCGGTAGTAGAAAATGGTCACATTTTACTAAGTAACGTCATTCAGACGCAGATTGATATACACGTACAGTACGGCGGGGTCGTGCCTGAAGTGGCGGCACGTAGCCACATAGAGGTCGTCAATCCTGTCATAAATCGGGCACTATCAGATGCAAACTGCACATGGGACGACATTGATGCTATAGCAGTCACCTATGCACCGGGTCTTATCGGCTCCCTACTCGTCGGCACACTTGCTGCACGAACGCTCGCTATCATCCACGACAAACCGTTGTATGCAATACATCATGTTGAGGCTCATGTTTACGCAAACTTCCTTACAGAACAGGGGCGAACACCAAATCATTCACCTGACGAACTTGTCCCTCTGGCGCAGTCCGGTGCGACAGGAGCTACGGGCGGAACAATCACTCAGACCGAGCTAACTTTGCCATCAAAGCAGCCTGATTTCCCCATATTGGCACTGATTGTTAGTGGTGGTCATACACAGCTTGTAATGTTCCGTGACCATGGTGACTTTGAATTACTGGGTCAAACACAAGATGATGCGGTCGGAGAAGCATTCGACAAAGTCGCTAAAATTATCGGACTCCCCTATCCTGGCGGGCCCTCTATAGCTAAAGCAGCACTTAGCGGAGATCCCCATAAGTATTCGCTACCTAAGGCCAAGCTACAAAACACATACGACTTTAGCTTTTCAGGCCTTAAGACAGCCCTTCTAAGGTCCGTTCAGCATGAAACCGGTCATGATTACACGTTTCCTTCACATGCACTTCACATGCTCTTAGACGATGCCATGCGAGCAGATTTTGCTGCCAGCTTCCAGCAAATTGCCGTTGAGACGTTGGTTGATAAGACCGAACGGGCATTTAATGACCACTCCCCTGCCAGTGTTGTCATAGCAGGCGGTGTCGCCGCAAACCAGGAACTCCGCCGCCAACTGCAAGAACGATTACCGTTAAAAATTGAATACGCCCCCATGCAGGTTTGTACTGATAATGGCGCCATGATCGCAACACTCGCCTACTACTATTCACAGACTATGCCCGCGGCTGATCCCTTCGACTTAGAGGTAATA encodes the following:
- a CDS encoding UDP-N-acetylmuramoyl-L-alanyl-D-glutamate--2,6-diaminopimelate ligase, which encodes MKQLLVKGARKALPKGAVKHLESTYRKGRVRLVRTRYRNPSKKLKVIGITGTNGKTTTLNYINEILKEAGYKTAMFTTAVIEIADNRKINDLNATVASTAQMQRFFRDAKRAKVDYTLLEITSHALDQHKLDGVPIHMAIMTNLTQDHLDYHGTMENYAAAKAKLFMNEPEFIVLNRDDEWFDYFNKAQAAAQKITYGKHDDAEAKIERTKLFRKGSEATIVIDHQTKLELATALPGEFNVYNMTAASAAAYLLGVGLNDIIEGVANLDGVPGRFERVETGKEYDVIVDYAHTPDALEKFLVASKEITKNRVVLVFGACGDRDKTKRPIMGEIASRLADRIILTDEESYNENPDAIRQDIMAGIEKAKGIAKTTEIADRRDAIKKALAVAKKGDMVLITGMGHEKFRIIEGKRMPWNDADVVRELIGES
- the tsaD gene encoding tRNA (adenosine(37)-N6)-threonylcarbamoyltransferase complex transferase subunit TsaD, whose protein sequence is MKILGIETSCDETAAAVVENGHILLSNVIQTQIDIHVQYGGVVPEVAARSHIEVVNPVINRALSDANCTWDDIDAIAVTYAPGLIGSLLVGTLAARTLAIIHDKPLYAIHHVEAHVYANFLTEQGRTPNHSPDELVPLAQSGATGATGGTITQTELTLPSKQPDFPILALIVSGGHTQLVMFRDHGDFELLGQTQDDAVGEAFDKVAKIIGLPYPGGPSIAKAALSGDPHKYSLPKAKLQNTYDFSFSGLKTALLRSVQHETGHDYTFPSHALHMLLDDAMRADFAASFQQIAVETLVDKTERAFNDHSPASVVIAGGVAANQELRRQLQERLPLKIEYAPMQVCTDNGAMIATLAYYYSQTMPAADPFDLEVIPSLSMSKTAWAN